Proteins encoded in a region of the Oncorhynchus clarkii lewisi isolate Uvic-CL-2024 chromosome 18, UVic_Ocla_1.0, whole genome shotgun sequence genome:
- the LOC139373587 gene encoding DNA topoisomerase 2-beta-like isoform X6: MSNGAAGSGGLTWVTLFDKKNAAKKREEEAAAAAAAANGRGDGGKAEGGGGGAKKKGGDKMSVERVYQKKTQLEHILLRPDTYIGSVEPVTQQMWVFDEDLGMNLREITYVPGLYKIFDEILVNAADNKQRDKSMSTIKISIDPESNTITIWNNGKGIPVVEHKDEKMYVPALIFGHLLTSSNYDDEQKKVTGGRNGYGAKLCNIFSTKFTVETACKEYKHSFKQTWQNNMGKTSDSKIKFFDGDDFTCVTFQPDLSKFKMEKLDKDIVALLTKRAYDIAGSCKGVKVMLNGKKLPVTGFRSYVDLYVKDKLDEVGVALKVVNESVNERWEVCLTMSEKGFQQISFVNSIATTKGGRHIDYVVDQIVAKLIEVVKKKNKAGVSVKPFQVKNHIWVFVNALIENPTFDSQTKENMTLQTKSFGSKCPLSEKFIRAATNCGIVESILNWVKFKAQTQLNKKCSSVKYSKIKGIPKLDDANDAGGKHSSECTLILTEGDSAKSLAVSGLGVIGRDRYGVFPLRGKILNVREATHKQIMENAEINNIIKIVGLQYKKSYEDPESLRSLRYGKIMIMTDQDQDGSHIKGLLINFFHHNWPSLLKHTFLEEFITPIVKVNKNKQEHAFYSIPEFDEWKKQTVNFKTWHIKYYKGLGTSTSKEAKEYFADMEKHRIMFRYAGTEDDAAITLAFSKKKTDDRKEWLTNFMEDRRQRRMHGLPEQYLYGTQAKHLSYNDFINKELILFSNSDNERSIPSLVDGLKPGQRKVLFTCMKRNDKREVKVAQLAGSVAEMSAYHHGEQSLLMTIVNLAQNFVGSNNVNILQPLGQFGTRINGGKDAASPRYIFTMLSPLAKMLFPAVDSSLLKFLFDDNQKVEPEWYIPILPLVLVNGAEGIGTGWACKIPNYDHREIVNNLYRMLNMQDPLPMLPSYKNFKGVIHELGQNQYMVSGEISVLDKNTIEITELPVRTWTQAYKESVLEPMLQGTEKTPALINDYKEYHTDQTVKFVVRMSEEKLAQAEAAGLHKVFKLQSSLTCNSMVLFDHMGCLKRYDSVQDILKEFFELRLHYYKLRKDWLVGSLGAEASKLSNQARFVLEKIEGKITIENKSKRELIRMLVQKGFESDPVAAWTKAQEKALEEDDHDGNNSDSSVDSGSSSGPNFNYILNMPLWCLSKEKVDELLRQRDIKKGELNELQRKSPEDLWKEDLAVFIEELDKIEAQEQADICAGRGTKLVKGKVGKPKVKKLHLEETLPSLYGRRVVPTITQAMKTDASKKMTKKKKGDADLVMKLEFDDEMGVLGSDGGTGENSLNSSSNTPAPTPAKPKAPRVKREKKEPGTPRARKPPAPKGSSGKKVKKRNPWSEDESKSESDLEDSEPVVIPRDTKSQRASAVKPKYTFDFSEEEDGGEEEEEDDEDAASSPVRPCKDDFTASSETKDRYNDHSANDEDDEDIFPPPKQTTTTVSPAKKKEPESIFSSSKSAFSSEKSNDSDDLKLDSDEEDKAFSSYSSSSAFDKPVPAKKAKKLSDAALKPRKAPTPKTPPKQKLDTSVWDSDSDTGSKKPSPALKGKSGGRKRKQSGSEEDDFSPKKTPGKAPKTPASRKPSKKVAVTPPPMSDDDDVDSNRFSQSSVASRERPGRGRAKKEVKYFAESGSDDDQYDMFE, translated from the exons TCAACGCAGCTGACAACAAACAGCGGGATAAGAGCATGTCAACCATAAAGATCTCCATTGATCC TGAGTCCAACACCATCACCATCTGGAACAATGGTAAAGGCATCCCTGTGGTGGAACACAAAGATGAGAAGATGTATGTTCCCGCTCTCATCTTCGGACACCTCCTCACCTCCAGTAACTACGACGACGAGCAGAAGAAAGTCACAG GTGGAAGGAACGGGTACGGTGCTAAACTCTGCAACATCTTCAGCACAAAGTTCACAGTGGAAACCGCCTGCAAGGAGTACAAACACAGCTTCAAACAG aCTTGGCAGAACAACATGGGGAAGACGAGCGACTCCAAGATCAAGTTCTTTGACGGGGATGACTTCACGTGCGTGACCTTCCAGCCGGACCTGTCCAAGTTCAAGATGGAGAAGCTGGACAAGGACATCGTGGCTCTGCTCACCAAGAGGGCTTACGACATCGCTGGGTCCTGCAAGGGCGTCAAAGTCATGCTCAACGGGAAGAAACTCCCT gTGACAGGGTTCCGCAGCTATGTGGACCTGTACGTGAAGGACAAGCTAGACGAGGTGGGCGTGGCTTTGAAGGTGGTCAACGAGTCGGTCAACGAGCGCTGGGAGGTCTGTCTCACTATGAGTGAGAAGGGATTCCAACAGATCAGCTTCGTCAACAGTATCGCCACCACCAAG GGTGGCAGACACATTGATTATGTGGTGGACCAGATCGTAGCCAAGCTGATAGAAGtggtgaagaagaagaacaaaGCTGGTGTCTCAGTCAAACCCTTCCAG GTGAAGAACCACATCTGGGTGTTTGTGAATGCGTTGATCGAGAACCCGACCTTTGACTCCCAGACCAAGGAGAACATGACCCTCCAGACCAAGAGCTTTGGTTCTAAGTGTCCTCTGTCTGAGAAGTTCATCAGAGCA GCGACCAACTGTGGCATCGTGGAGAGTATCCTGAACTGGGTGAAGTTCAAGGCCCAGACACAACTCAACAAGAAGTGTTCTTCAGTGAAGTACAGCAAGATTAAAGGCATCCCCAAGCTTGACGACGCCAACGATGCTG gtggtaaacaCTCGTCAGAATGCACTCTGATCCTGACTGAGGGAGACTCGGCCAAGTCCTTGGCCGTCTCCGGCCTTGGTGTCATTGGGCGAGATCGCTATGGTGTCTTCCCACTACGAGGAAAAATTCTGAACGTACGAGAGGCCACACACAAACAG ATCATGGAGAACGCAGAGATCAACAACATCATCAAGATCGTGGGTCTGCAGTACAAGAAGAGCTACGAGGACCCAGAGTCTCTGAGATCCCTACGCTACGGCAAGATCATGATCATGACCGATCAG GATCAAGATGGCTCCCATATCAAGGGTTTGCTCATCAATTTCTTCCATCACAACTGGCCATCCCTGCTCAAACACACCTTCCTGGAGGAGTTCATCACGCCCATCGTCAAA GTGAACAAGAATAAACAGGAGCATGCTTTCTACAGCATTCCAGAGTTTGACGAATGGAAGAAACAGACGGTCAACTTTAAAACCTGGCATATAAAGTACTACAAAG GTTTGGGTACCAGCACAAGCAAGGAGGCCAAGGAGTACTTTGCAGACATGGAGAAACACCGGATCATGTTTAGATACGCCGGGACAGAGGACGACGCTGCCATCACACTG GCGTTCAGTAAGAAGAAGACTGACGACAGGAAGGAGTGGCTCACCAACTTCatggaggacaggagacagaggaggatgcACGGCCTGCCAGAG CAATACCTGTACGGCACGCAGGCGAAACACCTGTCCTACAACGACTTCATCAACAAAGAACTCATCCTCTTCTCCAACTCTGACAACGAGAGATCCATCCCATCCTTAGTGGACG GTCTGAAGCCAGGTCAGAGAAAGGTACTCTTCACCTGTATGAAGAGGAATGATAAGAGGGAGGTGAAGGTGGCTCAGCTGGCTGGTTCAGTGGCAGAGATGTCTGCCTACCATCATGGAGAG CAATCCCTGTTGATGACAATTGTGAACTTGGCCCAGAACTTTGTGGGCAGCAACAACGTGAACATCCTGCAGCCGCTGGGTCAGTTTGGTACCCGCATCAACGGGGGCAAGGATGCTGCCAGCCCCCGTTACATCTTCACCATGCTCAG TCCCCTGGCCAAGATGTTGTTCCCAGCGGTGGACTCCAGCCTGCTGAAGTTCCTGTTTGATGACAACCAGAAGGTGGAGCCAGAGTGGTACATCCCCATCCTCCCTTTGGTGCTGGTGAACGGGGCCGAGGGCATCGGGACGGGCTGGGCGTGCAAGATCCCCAACTACGACCACAGAGAGATAGTCAACAACCTGTACCGCATGCTCAACATGCAGGACCCTCTGCCCATG CTGCCCAGCTATAAGAACTTTAAAGGAGTGATCCATGAGTTGGGTCAGAACCAGTACATGGTCAGTGGCGAGATCTCTGTCCTGGACAAGAACACCATTGAGATCACTGAGCTGCCCGTTCGCACCTGGACACAG gcctACAAGGAGTCGGTACTAGAGCCCATGCTCCAGGGGACAGAGAAGACTCCAGCTCTGATTAatgactataaggagtaccacaCGGACCAAACCGTCAAGTTTGTAGTCCGTATGTCAGAGGAGAAGCTGGCCCAGGCAGAGGCTGCTGGACTACACAAAGTCTTCAAGCTACAGTCCAGCCTCACCTGCAACTCCATG GTGTTGTTTGACCACATGGGCTGTCTGAAGAGGTATGACTCGGTCCAGGACATTCTCAAGGAGTTCTTTGAGCTGCGGTTGCACTACTACAAGCTGAGGAAGGATTGGCTTGTGGGGAGCCTGGGGGCGGAGGCTTCCAAACTGTCCAATCAGGCAAGATTTGTGCTGGAGAAGATCGAAGGAAAGATCACAATCG AGAACAAGTCTAAGAGGGAACTGATCAGGATGCTGGTGCAGAAAGGATTTGAGTCAGACCCGGTGGCGGCATGGACCAAGGCACAGGAAAAG gcTCTGGAGGAGGACGATCATGATGGTAACAACAGTGACAGCTCTGTGGACTCTGGGTCGTCGTCGGGACCAAACTTCAACTACATCCTCAACATGCCTCTGTGGTGCCTGTCCAAGGAGAAGGTGGACGAGCTGCTCCGACAGAGAGACATCAAG AAAGGAGAGTTGAATGAGCTGCAGAGGAAGTCTCCTGAGGACCTGTGGAAGGAGGACCTGGCTGTCTTCATTGAGGAACTGGAT AAAATCGAGGCCCAGGAGCAGGCAGACATATGTGCAGGTAGAGGCACCAAGCTGGTGAAGGGCAAGGTGGGCAAGCCCAAGGTGAAGAAACTACACCTGGAGGAAACGTTACCCTCGCTGTACGGCCGTAGGGTCGTACCCACCATCACACAGGCCATGAAGACTGACGCCTCCAAGAAGATGACCAAGAAGAAGAAG GGTGATGCGGACCTGGTGATGAAGCTGGAGTTTGATGATGAGATGGGAGTACTGGGATCAGACGGAGGAACAGGGGAGAACTCCCTCAACTCCTCCTCTAATacaccagccccaaccccagccaagCCCAAGGCCCCCCGGGTCAAACGGGAGAAGAAGGAGCCAG GTACTCCAAGAGCCAGGAAACCCCCAGCACCCAAAGGATCGTCTGGTAAGAAGGTGAAGAAGCGTAACCCCTGGTCGGAGGACGAGTCCAAATCAGAGAGCGACCTGGAGGACAGTGAACCTGTAGTCATTCCCCGAGACACCAAGTCACAACGGGCCTCAG CGGTCAAGCCCAAGTACACCTTTGATTTCAgtgaggaagaggatggaggagaggaagaggaggaggatgatgaagatGCTGCGTCCTCGCCCGTCCGGCCCTGCAAAGACGACTTCACTGCCTCCTCCGAGACTAAAGACCGATACAACGACCACAGCGCCAATGACGAGGATGATGAAGATATCTTCCCCCCGCCCAAACAGACAACCACCACCGTCTCACCAGCAAAGAAGAAGGAACCAGAGAGTATATTCTCCTCCTCCAAATCAGCCTTCTCCTCTGAAAAGAGCAATGACAGTG ACGATCTGAAGTTGGACAGTGACGAGGAAGACAAGGCCTTCTCCTCCTACTCCAGCAGCTCTGCCTTCGACAAACCTGTCCCAGCTAAGAAAG CTAAGAAGCTGTCGGATGCAGCGCTCAAACCCAGGAAAGCACCAACGCCCAAAACGCCACCAAAACAGAAGCTTGACACGTCTGTCTGGGACTCTGACTCCGATACCGGCTCCAAGAAGCCTTCACCAGCACTCAAAG GTAAaagtggagggaggaagaggaagcagTCTGGATCTGAAGAGGATGATTTCAGTCCCAAGAAGACACCTGGGAAAGCACCCAAAACCCCTGCCAGCAGG AAGCCATCAAAGAAAGTAGCCGTGACCCCGCCCCCCAtgtcagatgatgatgatgtggacTCCAACCGTTTCAGCCAATCCAGCGTGGCGTCCCGAGAACGACCGGGCAGAGGCAGGGCCAAGAAGGAAGTGAAGTACTTTGCTGAGTCAGGGTCAGACGATGATCAGTACGACATGTTTGAGTAG
- the LOC139373587 gene encoding DNA topoisomerase 2-beta-like isoform X3, producing MSNGAAGSGGLTWVNAAKKREEEAAAAAAAANGRGDGGKAEGGGGGAKKKGGDKMSVERVYQKKTQLEHILLRPDTYIGSVEPVTQQMWVFDEDLGMNLREITYVPGLYKIFDEILVNAADNKQRDKSMSTIKISIDPESNTITIWNNGKGIPVVEHKDEKMYVPALIFGHLLTSSNYDDEQKKVTGGRNGYGAKLCNIFSTKFTVETACKEYKHSFKQTWQNNMGKTSDSKIKFFDGDDFTCVTFQPDLSKFKMEKLDKDIVALLTKRAYDIAGSCKGVKVMLNGKKLPVTGFRSYVDLYVKDKLDEVGVALKVVNESVNERWEVCLTMSEKGFQQISFVNSIATTKGGRHIDYVVDQIVAKLIEVVKKKNKAGVSVKPFQVKNHIWVFVNALIENPTFDSQTKENMTLQTKSFGSKCPLSEKFIRAATNCGIVESILNWVKFKAQTQLNKKCSSVKYSKIKGIPKLDDANDAGGKHSSECTLILTEGDSAKSLAVSGLGVIGRDRYGVFPLRGKILNVREATHKQIMENAEINNIIKIVGLQYKKSYEDPESLRSLRYGKIMIMTDQDQDGSHIKGLLINFFHHNWPSLLKHTFLEEFITPIVKVNKNKQEHAFYSIPEFDEWKKQTVNFKTWHIKYYKGLGTSTSKEAKEYFADMEKHRIMFRYAGTEDDAAITLAFSKKKTDDRKEWLTNFMEDRRQRRMHGLPEQYLYGTQAKHLSYNDFINKELILFSNSDNERSIPSLVDGLKPGQRKVLFTCMKRNDKREVKVAQLAGSVAEMSAYHHGEQSLLMTIVNLAQNFVGSNNVNILQPLGQFGTRINGGKDAASPRYIFTMLSPLAKMLFPAVDSSLLKFLFDDNQKVEPEWYIPILPLVLVNGAEGIGTGWACKIPNYDHREIVNNLYRMLNMQDPLPMLPSYKNFKGVIHELGQNQYMVSGEISVLDKNTIEITELPVRTWTQAYKESVLEPMLQGTEKTPALINDYKEYHTDQTVKFVVRMSEEKLAQAEAAGLHKVFKLQSSLTCNSMVLFDHMGCLKRYDSVQDILKEFFELRLHYYKLRKDWLVGSLGAEASKLSNQARFVLEKIEGKITIENKSKRELIRMLVQKGFESDPVAAWTKAQEKALEEDDHDGNNSDSSVDSGSSSGPNFNYILNMPLWCLSKEKVDELLRQRDIKKGELNELQRKSPEDLWKEDLAVFIEELDKIEAQEQADICAGRGTKLVKGKVGKPKVKKLHLEETLPSLYGRRVVPTITQAMKTDASKKMTKKKKGDADLVMKLEFDDEMGVLGSDGGTGENSLNSSSNTPAPTPAKPKAPRVKREKKEPGTPRARKPPAPKGSSGKKVKKRNPWSEDESKSESDLEDSEPVVIPRDTKSQRASAVKPKYTFDFSEEEDGGEEEEEDDEDAASSPVRPCKDDFTASSETKDRYNDHSANDEDDEDIFPPPKQTTTTVSPAKKKEPESIFSSSKSAFSSEKSNDSDDLKLDSDEEDKAFSSYSSSSAFDKPVPAKKGQEAARSQQDAQYSAKKLSDAALKPRKAPTPKTPPKQKLDTSVWDSDSDTGSKKPSPALKGKSGGRKRKQSGSEEDDFSPKKTPGKAPKTPASRKPSKKVAVTPPPMSDDDDVDSNRFSQSSVASRERPGRGRAKKEVKYFAESGSDDDQYDMFE from the exons TCAACGCAGCTGACAACAAACAGCGGGATAAGAGCATGTCAACCATAAAGATCTCCATTGATCC TGAGTCCAACACCATCACCATCTGGAACAATGGTAAAGGCATCCCTGTGGTGGAACACAAAGATGAGAAGATGTATGTTCCCGCTCTCATCTTCGGACACCTCCTCACCTCCAGTAACTACGACGACGAGCAGAAGAAAGTCACAG GTGGAAGGAACGGGTACGGTGCTAAACTCTGCAACATCTTCAGCACAAAGTTCACAGTGGAAACCGCCTGCAAGGAGTACAAACACAGCTTCAAACAG aCTTGGCAGAACAACATGGGGAAGACGAGCGACTCCAAGATCAAGTTCTTTGACGGGGATGACTTCACGTGCGTGACCTTCCAGCCGGACCTGTCCAAGTTCAAGATGGAGAAGCTGGACAAGGACATCGTGGCTCTGCTCACCAAGAGGGCTTACGACATCGCTGGGTCCTGCAAGGGCGTCAAAGTCATGCTCAACGGGAAGAAACTCCCT gTGACAGGGTTCCGCAGCTATGTGGACCTGTACGTGAAGGACAAGCTAGACGAGGTGGGCGTGGCTTTGAAGGTGGTCAACGAGTCGGTCAACGAGCGCTGGGAGGTCTGTCTCACTATGAGTGAGAAGGGATTCCAACAGATCAGCTTCGTCAACAGTATCGCCACCACCAAG GGTGGCAGACACATTGATTATGTGGTGGACCAGATCGTAGCCAAGCTGATAGAAGtggtgaagaagaagaacaaaGCTGGTGTCTCAGTCAAACCCTTCCAG GTGAAGAACCACATCTGGGTGTTTGTGAATGCGTTGATCGAGAACCCGACCTTTGACTCCCAGACCAAGGAGAACATGACCCTCCAGACCAAGAGCTTTGGTTCTAAGTGTCCTCTGTCTGAGAAGTTCATCAGAGCA GCGACCAACTGTGGCATCGTGGAGAGTATCCTGAACTGGGTGAAGTTCAAGGCCCAGACACAACTCAACAAGAAGTGTTCTTCAGTGAAGTACAGCAAGATTAAAGGCATCCCCAAGCTTGACGACGCCAACGATGCTG gtggtaaacaCTCGTCAGAATGCACTCTGATCCTGACTGAGGGAGACTCGGCCAAGTCCTTGGCCGTCTCCGGCCTTGGTGTCATTGGGCGAGATCGCTATGGTGTCTTCCCACTACGAGGAAAAATTCTGAACGTACGAGAGGCCACACACAAACAG ATCATGGAGAACGCAGAGATCAACAACATCATCAAGATCGTGGGTCTGCAGTACAAGAAGAGCTACGAGGACCCAGAGTCTCTGAGATCCCTACGCTACGGCAAGATCATGATCATGACCGATCAG GATCAAGATGGCTCCCATATCAAGGGTTTGCTCATCAATTTCTTCCATCACAACTGGCCATCCCTGCTCAAACACACCTTCCTGGAGGAGTTCATCACGCCCATCGTCAAA GTGAACAAGAATAAACAGGAGCATGCTTTCTACAGCATTCCAGAGTTTGACGAATGGAAGAAACAGACGGTCAACTTTAAAACCTGGCATATAAAGTACTACAAAG GTTTGGGTACCAGCACAAGCAAGGAGGCCAAGGAGTACTTTGCAGACATGGAGAAACACCGGATCATGTTTAGATACGCCGGGACAGAGGACGACGCTGCCATCACACTG GCGTTCAGTAAGAAGAAGACTGACGACAGGAAGGAGTGGCTCACCAACTTCatggaggacaggagacagaggaggatgcACGGCCTGCCAGAG CAATACCTGTACGGCACGCAGGCGAAACACCTGTCCTACAACGACTTCATCAACAAAGAACTCATCCTCTTCTCCAACTCTGACAACGAGAGATCCATCCCATCCTTAGTGGACG GTCTGAAGCCAGGTCAGAGAAAGGTACTCTTCACCTGTATGAAGAGGAATGATAAGAGGGAGGTGAAGGTGGCTCAGCTGGCTGGTTCAGTGGCAGAGATGTCTGCCTACCATCATGGAGAG CAATCCCTGTTGATGACAATTGTGAACTTGGCCCAGAACTTTGTGGGCAGCAACAACGTGAACATCCTGCAGCCGCTGGGTCAGTTTGGTACCCGCATCAACGGGGGCAAGGATGCTGCCAGCCCCCGTTACATCTTCACCATGCTCAG TCCCCTGGCCAAGATGTTGTTCCCAGCGGTGGACTCCAGCCTGCTGAAGTTCCTGTTTGATGACAACCAGAAGGTGGAGCCAGAGTGGTACATCCCCATCCTCCCTTTGGTGCTGGTGAACGGGGCCGAGGGCATCGGGACGGGCTGGGCGTGCAAGATCCCCAACTACGACCACAGAGAGATAGTCAACAACCTGTACCGCATGCTCAACATGCAGGACCCTCTGCCCATG CTGCCCAGCTATAAGAACTTTAAAGGAGTGATCCATGAGTTGGGTCAGAACCAGTACATGGTCAGTGGCGAGATCTCTGTCCTGGACAAGAACACCATTGAGATCACTGAGCTGCCCGTTCGCACCTGGACACAG gcctACAAGGAGTCGGTACTAGAGCCCATGCTCCAGGGGACAGAGAAGACTCCAGCTCTGATTAatgactataaggagtaccacaCGGACCAAACCGTCAAGTTTGTAGTCCGTATGTCAGAGGAGAAGCTGGCCCAGGCAGAGGCTGCTGGACTACACAAAGTCTTCAAGCTACAGTCCAGCCTCACCTGCAACTCCATG GTGTTGTTTGACCACATGGGCTGTCTGAAGAGGTATGACTCGGTCCAGGACATTCTCAAGGAGTTCTTTGAGCTGCGGTTGCACTACTACAAGCTGAGGAAGGATTGGCTTGTGGGGAGCCTGGGGGCGGAGGCTTCCAAACTGTCCAATCAGGCAAGATTTGTGCTGGAGAAGATCGAAGGAAAGATCACAATCG AGAACAAGTCTAAGAGGGAACTGATCAGGATGCTGGTGCAGAAAGGATTTGAGTCAGACCCGGTGGCGGCATGGACCAAGGCACAGGAAAAG gcTCTGGAGGAGGACGATCATGATGGTAACAACAGTGACAGCTCTGTGGACTCTGGGTCGTCGTCGGGACCAAACTTCAACTACATCCTCAACATGCCTCTGTGGTGCCTGTCCAAGGAGAAGGTGGACGAGCTGCTCCGACAGAGAGACATCAAG AAAGGAGAGTTGAATGAGCTGCAGAGGAAGTCTCCTGAGGACCTGTGGAAGGAGGACCTGGCTGTCTTCATTGAGGAACTGGAT AAAATCGAGGCCCAGGAGCAGGCAGACATATGTGCAGGTAGAGGCACCAAGCTGGTGAAGGGCAAGGTGGGCAAGCCCAAGGTGAAGAAACTACACCTGGAGGAAACGTTACCCTCGCTGTACGGCCGTAGGGTCGTACCCACCATCACACAGGCCATGAAGACTGACGCCTCCAAGAAGATGACCAAGAAGAAGAAG GGTGATGCGGACCTGGTGATGAAGCTGGAGTTTGATGATGAGATGGGAGTACTGGGATCAGACGGAGGAACAGGGGAGAACTCCCTCAACTCCTCCTCTAATacaccagccccaaccccagccaagCCCAAGGCCCCCCGGGTCAAACGGGAGAAGAAGGAGCCAG GTACTCCAAGAGCCAGGAAACCCCCAGCACCCAAAGGATCGTCTGGTAAGAAGGTGAAGAAGCGTAACCCCTGGTCGGAGGACGAGTCCAAATCAGAGAGCGACCTGGAGGACAGTGAACCTGTAGTCATTCCCCGAGACACCAAGTCACAACGGGCCTCAG CGGTCAAGCCCAAGTACACCTTTGATTTCAgtgaggaagaggatggaggagaggaagaggaggaggatgatgaagatGCTGCGTCCTCGCCCGTCCGGCCCTGCAAAGACGACTTCACTGCCTCCTCCGAGACTAAAGACCGATACAACGACCACAGCGCCAATGACGAGGATGATGAAGATATCTTCCCCCCGCCCAAACAGACAACCACCACCGTCTCACCAGCAAAGAAGAAGGAACCAGAGAGTATATTCTCCTCCTCCAAATCAGCCTTCTCCTCTGAAAAGAGCAATGACAGTG ACGATCTGAAGTTGGACAGTGACGAGGAAGACAAGGCCTTCTCCTCCTACTCCAGCAGCTCTGCCTTCGACAAACCTGTCCCAGCTAAGAAAG GACAAGAAGCAGCCCGGTCTCAACAAGACGCACAATACT CAGCTAAGAAGCTGTCGGATGCAGCGCTCAAACCCAGGAAAGCACCAACGCCCAAAACGCCACCAAAACAGAAGCTTGACACGTCTGTCTGGGACTCTGACTCCGATACCGGCTCCAAGAAGCCTTCACCAGCACTCAAAG GTAAaagtggagggaggaagaggaagcagTCTGGATCTGAAGAGGATGATTTCAGTCCCAAGAAGACACCTGGGAAAGCACCCAAAACCCCTGCCAGCAGG AAGCCATCAAAGAAAGTAGCCGTGACCCCGCCCCCCAtgtcagatgatgatgatgtggacTCCAACCGTTTCAGCCAATCCAGCGTGGCGTCCCGAGAACGACCGGGCAGAGGCAGGGCCAAGAAGGAAGTGAAGTACTTTGCTGAGTCAGGGTCAGACGATGATCAGTACGACATGTTTGAGTAG